Sequence from the bacterium genome:
CGGACTCTGCCGGTGGAGAACCTGGGGTTCGTCGTCACGCTCGGCGACCAGCGGTTCCTCCACTTCGGGGACACCGAAGCCAAGATGGCAGGCTTCGAGCCGTATCTCGACTTGCTACGCGACGTCGATCTCGCGCTTCTGCCCTTCTGGTTTCTCTCCAGCGACTGGCGCGCCGAGATGGTTCGGAACCTCATTCAACCGGATGACATCGTCGTCGCCCATCTGCCCACACCGGACGCCGATGCCGGTCACTTCGGCCGCTGGCAGAGCCACGAGAATCTCGTCGGAGTCATCGAGAGGGCATTCCCGCGGGCACGCACTCCCCGGCGCTCGGACGAGAGCTACCGCTTCGACGACGACTGACCGTCGACCTACCCTCGCAAGCCTCTGGCGATCTCGCAGATCGCGGCGAAGGCGACCTCCACGTCCTCAGCGCGAGCCTCGAATTGCCCGGCGACAAAGCGGATCGCCAGCTTGCCGTCGTGTGAAGTTTGAGTCAGATAGATGCGGCCGTCGTCGTTGATGGCCTCGAGCAAGCTCAGATTGAGCTGATCCGGATCCCAGGCCGAACCCTCCCCGGGCTCGCCCGGCAGGTAACGAAACGAGAACAACGACAGGATCGGCGGCGTCACGATCTCGAAGTCCGGTTCTGCGGCCAGGCGTTTGGCGAGATCGCGAGCCCAGGTCACGTGATTGCGGATCCGGCGGCGCAACCCTTCCAGACCGTAGGCCCGCAAGAGAAACCAGACCTTGAGCGCCCGAAAGCGGCGGCCCAGCTGCACCGACCATTCACTGAAGTTGACGATACCGTCCCGACCGTAGGTCTTGAGATACTCGGGCTGCATCGCCAGCGTGCGCAGGAGGGTCTCGGGCTCGCGCACGAAGTGCGCCGAGCATTCCATCGACGCGCCCAGCCACTTGTGGGGATTGAGAACAATCGAGTCCGCGAGCTCGACACCGGACCACAGCTGCCGAAACTCGGGACAGATCATGGCGGATCCGGCCCACGCGGCATCCACATGAGAGTAGAGACTCTCTTCGCGTGCGACCTCACAGACCGCCGCCACGTCGTCCGTGGCACCGATCGAGGTACCGCCAACGCACACCACGATTCCGGCCGGCAGCAGACCGTTCTCGCGATCTCGCTTGATCGACTCGCGTAGAAAGCCCACGTCCATGGCGAAGTTTTCGTCCGTCGGTACCTTGACCAGGTTGTCCTGCCCGATGCCGGCGATCCAAACAGCTTTGTCGATCGAGCTGTGAGTCCGGGTCGACGCGTACACGCGAACTCCCGGCTTGCCCGATAGTCCCTCTTGGTTGCCCTGCCACCGAAGGGCCCGCTCGCGCATCGCCAGCACCGCACACAGCGTCGCCGACGACGCCGTATCCTGAAGCACGCCCTTGAAGCTATCCGGCAAGCCGACGGCCTGGCGCAGCCAATCGACCATCTTGACCTCGAGCTCGGTGGCCGCGGGCGAAGTCTGCCAGAGCATGCACT
This genomic interval carries:
- a CDS encoding aspartate aminotransferase family protein, with translation MRKQDFRHWAHRATDWAADYYESLSERPVRAQVDPGEIADLIEAAPPEEPQRMEEIFADFERIVPAGMTHWQHPRFFAYFPSNAAPAAVVAEQLASAMAAQCMLWQTSPAATELEVKMVDWLRQAVGLPDSFKGVLQDTASSATLCAVLAMRERALRWQGNQEGLSGKPGVRVYASTRTHSSIDKAVWIAGIGQDNLVKVPTDENFAMDVGFLRESIKRDRENGLLPAGIVVCVGGTSIGATDDVAAVCEVAREESLYSHVDAAWAGSAMICPEFRQLWSGVELADSIVLNPHKWLGASMECSAHFVREPETLLRTLAMQPEYLKTYGRDGIVNFSEWSVQLGRRFRALKVWFLLRAYGLEGLRRRIRNHVTWARDLAKRLAAEPDFEIVTPPILSLFSFRYLPGEPGEGSAWDPDQLNLSLLEAINDDGRIYLTQTSHDGKLAIRFVAGQFEARAEDVEVAFAAICEIARGLRG